Genomic segment of Mucilaginibacter sabulilitoris:
TGGTTTGATGAAACAGCGACAGGAAGAATATAGCTGATATAATACACGTGGGTATAGTCAATATCACAATCAACGCCCCACGTTTATCGCCCAGAAACAGTAGTACCATAAGACCGGTAAGTACAGCGCCAATAGCGCCCTCTTCGGCCAAACTCTTAACCGCGTTAATTACGTATACCGACTGGTCAAACACGAACGACAGCTTTACATCATCAGGTAATAAAGCCTGAAACCTGGGGATAGCTTTTTTCAAATTTTGAACCACATCCCATGTTGATGCAGTAGCCGATTTGGTAATAGGTAGATAAACCGAACGTTTACCATTTATTAATGCGTAACCGTTAGTAATGTCTGCACCGTCTTCAACAGTAGCAACATCGTGCAAAAACACCGTTTGAATGCCATTTTTATACAGCGGAATATCACCAAAATCAGAGATCTTTTTAATGGTGGTATTGGTTGGTGCCAGGTAATTATAATCACCTACCCTAACGTTTCCTGCCGGTGTTGTTTGGTTATTGTCTCGTAAAGCTGCAACAATTTGATCGGGGGTTAAATTATGCGAACGCAGCAATCCCGGATCAACTTTAATTACCACTGTACGTTGGTTACCTCCAAATGGGGCCGGAGCAACCAAGCCCGGAATAGAGGTAAAAGCAGATCGTACATATACCAACGCATAATCAAGCAATTCGTTATTTGAACGCTTAGGACTGCTTAATACCAGCTGACCAACAGGTAATGTTGAAGCATCAAAACGCAGAATAAACGGAGGCTGCGAACCCGGAGGAAAGGCTGCCTGGGCACGGTTGGTATAACTCGTGACCTCGGCCGCGGCCTGCGCCATATTAGTACCTTCATAAAAGGTAACTTTTATTAAAGTTAACCCTTGAATATTCTTTGTTTCGATGCTCTTAACACCCGAAACAAATAACAGTAAGTTAACGTATTGCTTACCGAAGTAAGCTTCCATCTGGTTTGGGGTAAAACCACCGTATGGATGGGATACATAGATAACCGGTAAGTTAAGATCAGGAAAGATATCTATCTTGATGGTACGTACCGCATTGATCCCGAAAAAAAACAGTCCGGCTACTATAACCAATATGGTAATTGGTTTCTGAAGCGCCCCTTTTATCATTCCCATTATAAATGTGTAAAGCTGTTATTAAAAATTATTGATAAATGTGCCAAAGTCGCCGGTAGCAGCCGACTTAAATAATAAAGCCTGCCATACATTATTAAAAGCAATATAGCGGTCAACCTCGGCACGGTTCAATGTAAAAAGGGCCTGTGTAAAGTCAACAATATTAGCAAGGCCATTTTTATACAAGGTGTACTTTTGTTTATACGCATCGCCTGCGGCCGAAACCTCAACCGGTACTTCGCGATAATTTTTTAAAGCATTGCCTATGCGTGTTTCGGCAAGCACCTGCTGCGCGGTTAATTTTTGCGCTGCCAGGTCATAGTCATCTTTAAATTGTGCCGATGTATATTTTTGCGATTGCACCTGGTAATGCACCCTGAACGGGCTGGTAAGGTTCCAAACCATGGCCACACCAAATAAATAGTTGTAACGCGTTGGGTTTGCACCTGCACCATAGCTGCTGCTGTAACTGTTTAAATTGGTGCTATAATCAGGATTAAAACCAGATCCCCTGCCCTGGTATACGCCAAACAAGCTAAACGTAGGCAAGGCAAACGTTTTTAAATATTTTGCCTGCTGATCGCTCACGTCAATGCGGTTCTGTAAAAATTTCAGTTCAGGATGATCTGCCAGCTGAACGGCGCCTGGTGCCGATAAATTAGTTGGCAACCTGGTGATAAAGGCGCTATCCAACTCAAATTCTTGCGCAGGGATACCTAAATAAACAGATAACTGGTTGCTTTGCTCCTGCACAGTTTGCTGCGTATTGGTCAACGCTATTTTAGCGTTTGATACTTCGGCATTGGCAAGGGCTGAATCAACACCTGCATTTAAACCATTCTTTACCCTTGCTACAACCACTTTTTGCAGGTCAATAGCCCGGTTAAGATTGTCTTGCTGGGCTTTGGCCAGTTGCTGTGCAGCCAGCAAGTTAAGATAAGTACTTGCAACCCTTACTTCGTGCTGAAACTGCTCTTGCGACAGATCATTCTCATCAAGGTTTACAATGTTACGCTGTACTTTAATTTTTTCGTGAGATTTACCAAAACTGAAAAAATCCCAGCTTACGTTGCTCAAGTAAAGTGAGCCGAAAGCGGCGTTCCAGTTTTGCTTAGGTAGTGTAGGGCCTGATGAGGCCACTGATAAGCCATGATAACCATACAGCGGGCCGTTTTGCCCATTTGCTGTACCGTAATCCTGTTGTGCAGAGATGCTTACATCGGGTAAATATTCTGTTCGTGTTTCCTTTAAATTTGCCTTTGCCGCATTTAGCTGATTAGCCTTGGATTTGATGGTACCGTAGTTAGCGAGTGCCATTTGTTCAGCATCTTTGATATTTAAAACTTTTTGCTGAGCATGTGCCTGGAAGACAGAAAAAACACCTAAAAACAGAAGTAGTTGTTTTGAAGGTAGATTAAACATTATTGTGTATTTTGTACACGGGCAAAGGTAGACCTATATTATATATGAAAAAAATGAATTAAATTTGTCATAATCATTAGAAAAACTAATAATGAATATAGCTCTTCATCATTTCCGCCTGGTTGATACCATTTCAAAGGAGGGAACTTTAACCAAAGCCGCTGAGGCTCTGCACCTTACACAATCAGCCCTTAGTCACCAGCTAAAAGAGCTTGAACGGGAACTTGATATTGAAGTTTTTCACCGGCAAGGTAAAAAGCTGCAATTGTCTGAGATAGGTTATCGCTTTTTACGCAGTTCTGAAAAAATCATTTCCGAGATCAGGACAATGGAAGAAGATATCAGGAATTACAAAAACGGAAAGACTGGTAAACTCAATATCAGCATGCAGTGCTATACTGCCTACCACTGGTTGCCGGGAGTAATTAAAGACTTTAAAAGCCAATGGCCCGATATTAATGTTAATATCGTGTCAGACGCTACACAACGGCCCCTGGAATACCTGATGCGCGGCGACCTTGACCTGGGTATAGTGCGTACACAAATGGTGAATACTAAAATACATTACGAAGCTATTTTTGAAGACCGGCTGAATGTTATCCTGCCGGCCGGCCATCCGCTGGCCCAGAAAGAGGTAATTGATATATGCGATTTCCAGGATCAGGAACTGATACTGGCCCTGTATGACCCCACCTACCAGGATACCCCGCTTATTGAAACACTGATACAGGAGCAACATGTAAGGCCTAAAACGCTTAATCGCATACATTATACGGACGCAACTATTGAAAT
This window contains:
- a CDS encoding TolC family protein, which codes for MFNLPSKQLLLFLGVFSVFQAHAQQKVLNIKDAEQMALANYGTIKSKANQLNAAKANLKETRTEYLPDVSISAQQDYGTANGQNGPLYGYHGLSVASSGPTLPKQNWNAAFGSLYLSNVSWDFFSFGKSHEKIKVQRNIVNLDENDLSQEQFQHEVRVASTYLNLLAAQQLAKAQQDNLNRAIDLQKVVVARVKNGLNAGVDSALANAEVSNAKIALTNTQQTVQEQSNQLSVYLGIPAQEFELDSAFITRLPTNLSAPGAVQLADHPELKFLQNRIDVSDQQAKYLKTFALPTFSLFGVYQGRGSGFNPDYSTNLNSYSSSYGAGANPTRYNYLFGVAMVWNLTSPFRVHYQVQSQKYTSAQFKDDYDLAAQKLTAQQVLAETRIGNALKNYREVPVEVSAAGDAYKQKYTLYKNGLANIVDFTQALFTLNRAEVDRYIAFNNVWQALLFKSAATGDFGTFINNF
- a CDS encoding LysR family transcriptional regulator, with amino-acid sequence MNIALHHFRLVDTISKEGTLTKAAEALHLTQSALSHQLKELERELDIEVFHRQGKKLQLSEIGYRFLRSSEKIISEIRTMEEDIRNYKNGKTGKLNISMQCYTAYHWLPGVIKDFKSQWPDINVNIVSDATQRPLEYLMRGDLDLGIVRTQMVNTKIHYEAIFEDRLNVILPAGHPLAQKEVIDICDFQDQELILALYDPTYQDTPLIETLIQEQHVRPKTLNRIHYTDATIEMVNAGLGISVMADWIVRPYLANRNVVARPLHHSVAKRTWYAATCKDNPVIQNFLSCLKLYFAENQMCMEPENFDELLQLQVV